Proteins from a genomic interval of Indicator indicator isolate 239-I01 chromosome 1, UM_Iind_1.1, whole genome shotgun sequence:
- the LOC128968333 gene encoding ovostatin-like produces the protein MWSRILLSILSLNWIATVSSEPQYVLLVPTTVRSDSPQTACVQFHNLSEPLTLSTTLEYGSIQKTLFEESVTKNDFFKCYEFKVPSATSDPLAFISFSAKGNTVDLSERRSVAIQNVDNTVFIQMDKPIYKPGQTVRFRVVALDTQFRPVEETYLRIIIEDPEQNKIFQWLEVASKHGIVQLSFSLIPEPILGSYHITVEKKSGQKHYQFFRVEEYVLPKFEVTTSVPRSISFFDEEIRVNVCASYTYGQPVQGNARINVCQQRFYRPRCEQNQKETCEAVTGLLGKDGCLTTVIFIKSLQLYRSYAMMYTSLNVESIVTENGTGIQMKGSDYVAVSQENDRVMFKNMDVYYKRGIPYYGEITVTNVDDKPVAGRTVLLELNERYLANYTTDKNGTAAFSIDTSNFFEPSFTLRVRQAPEECGDFFIWQNNDEPQTLFLVRRFYSRTNSFVKIDPTREKLSCGQQQTINIHYVLQGYRNATHTDFYYVVMTKGKIVLSGQKQISISGASRGTFAITVTITEKLAPSARLLLYTVHPHGEIVADSSWIRSEVCFTNKVHLEFSEEQGLPGSNIGLHLEAAANSYCALRAVDQSVFLLQPAQELSAENVYYQLGVNDLYGYYYNGLNLEDDKPEKCTPIKSTFFDGLYYEPVNVSRDGDVYRIFRDMGLKVFTNSVLRKPVLCNEKESDEEDYPRYLHHGFALENAPNTGKRRLIGGSGISIVRKFFPETWIWDLVHTDSKGRVNVFYTIPDTITEWKASAFCVQDDTGFGISAPVSLTAFQPFFVDLTLPYSVIRGEKFNLIANVFNYLNKCIQITAVLATSSDYKAEIFSPEGNMARLCANERKTYMWAVSPHKLGEVKFTITAEAKLNTRETGNGTSSEEEAVHRDTLIQTLIVEPEGIKKELTQSSLICTKGTTIYEPVSLSLPRNIVQGSARAYFSVIGDILGTALRNMENLLHMPYGCGEQNMALFTPNIYALDYLNKTGLLTEEIRVKGIGYLSTGYQKQLSYKHRDGSYSSFGKRDREGSVWLTAFVYKSFAQARRYIYIDDDVQSQTLIWLASKQKSDGCFENAGLHFNNVFKDEEEGEYSLTAYVVAALLEAGHSAAHPVVQSGINCLETAFSKGINNLYNQALFAYAYGLADKEKRCQFFLEKLDKTATRDGASLHWQREHKPPAEHVPVFYSRAPSAEIEMTSYVLLSLLNKAKLTPEDFSYISRIVHWLVKQQNPYGGFSSSQDTVVALQALAHYGYLTFSKKPLNTVKVNSMGSSSETFQVNDKNRFLLQQASLPTIPGNYSVEVNGTDCVYLQSTLRYNVHLPKRAAGFSLLVQPTNVSCTNNFPPKFDLVLSASYTGNRKVSNMAIIDVRMLSGFVPVRSSLAKLQDQDSSVDRVDIKNNHILFYLQKVSQKEIKFSFSVEQSLPISDIKPVPVHIYDYYETDEYALAEYKTPCSQPSN, from the exons atgtggtcAAGAATTCTTCTGAGTATTCTGTCCTTGAACTGGATTGCCACAGTGTCTTCTGAACC TCAGTACGTGCTGCTGGTCCCAACAACAGTGCGGAGTGACTCTCCGCAGACTGCTTGTGTGCAGTTCCACAACCTCAGTGAGCCTCTGACCCTGAGCACCACCCTGGAGTATGGCAGTATCCAGAAGACTCTATTTGAGGAATCTGTGACAAAGAATGATTTCTTCAAGTGCTATGAGTTCAAG GTTCCTTCTGCTACTTCTGACCCACTGGCATTTATTTCATTCTCTGCCAAAGGCAATACAGTCGACTTATCTGAGAGAAGATCAGTGGCGATTCAAAATGTGGATAATACTGTCTTTATCCAGATGGATAAACCCATCTACAAACCAGGACAAACAG TGAGGTTTCGTGTTGTTGCTTTAGACACTCAGTTCAGACCTGTTGAGGAGACG tATCTCCGAATCATCATCGAG GATCCAGAGCAAAACAAGATCTTCCAGTGGTTGGAGGTAGCATCTAAGCACGGAATTGTCCAGCTCTCCTTTTCACTAATTCCAGAACCTATTCTTGGGTCCTACCACATCACTGTGGAAAAGAAGTCAGGTCAAAAACACTACCAGTTCTTCAGGGTGGAAGAATATG TGCTGCCGAAATTTGAAGTGACAACCAGTGTGCCAAGGagtatttctttctttgatgAAGAAATCAGGGTGAATGTTTGTGCTTC GTACACTTATGGCCAACCAGTGCAAGGCAATGCCCGAATCAATGTGTGTCAGCAGCGCTTCTATAGACCACGAtgtgagcaaaaccagaaagaaaccTGTGAAGCTGTCACTGGGCTG CTGGGGAAAGATGGCTGCCTCACCACTGTCATCTTCATCAAGTCTCTCCAGCTTTATCGCAGCTACGCCATGATGTACACCAGCCTCAATGTAGAAAGCATTGTCACTGAGAATGGAACAG GTATCCAGATGAAAGGCTCTGACTATGTTGCAGTCAGCCAAGAAAATGACAGAGTAATGTTCAAGAATATGGATGTCTATTACAAAAGGGGAATACCTTACTACGGTGAG ATCACTGTGACAAATGTGGATGACAAACCTGTTGCTGGTAGGACTGTCCTGCTAGAGCTCAATGAAAGATATCTTGCCAACTATACCACTGACAAGAATGgcactgctgctttttccaTCGACACGTCCAACTTCTTTGAACCCAGTTTTACGCTGAGA GTCAGGCAGGCACCAGAAGAGTGTGGAGATTTCTTTATCTGGCAGAACAATGATGAGCCCCAAACCTTATTTTTGGTCAGGCGTTTCTACTCACGGACCAACAGCTTTGTGAAAATTGACCCAACAAGGGAGAAGCtcagctgtggccagcagcaaaCAATCAACATACACTATGTCCTACAGGGCTACAGGAATGCCACGCACACAGACTTCTACTATGTG GTgatgacaaaaggaaaaattgtCCTCAGCGGCCAGAAGCAAATCAGCATCTCTGGTG CTTCCAGAGGTACATTTGCAATCACAGTGACTATCACTGAGAAGCTTGCCCCCAGCGCCAGACTGTTGCTTTACACAGTGCATCCTCATGGGGAGATAGTGGCTGACAGCTCTTGGATACGCAGCGAAGTATGCTTCACAAACAAG gTCCATCTTGAATTCTCTGAGGAGCAGGGTCTCCCAGGTTCTAACATTGGTCTCCACCTTGAAGCTGCTGCCAATTCCTACTGTGCCCTGCGAGCTGTAGATCAGAGCGTCTTCCTCCTTCAGCCTGCACAAGAGTTATCTGCTGAGAAC GTATATTACCAACTAGGTGTGAACGACTTATATGGCTATTACTACAATGGGCTCAACCTTGAAGATGACAAGCCAGAGAAGTGTACCCCAATCAAATCCACCTTTTTTGATGGCTTGTATTATGAACCTGTGAATGTCAGTCGTGATGGTGATGTCTACAGGATTTTCAGG GATATGGGCCTGAAGGTTTTCACTAACTCTGTGCTACGGAAGCCAGTTCTGTGCAATGAAAAAGAATCGGATGAGGAAGATTACCCCAGATATTTGCACCATGGTTTTGCCCTTGAGAATGCCCCTAACACAGGTAAAAGAAG GCTTATTGGTGGGAGTGGCATTAGCATCGTTCGTAAATTCTTCCCTGAGACCTGGATTTGGGATCTTGTTCATACTGA ttCCAAGGGGAGGGTAAATGTCTTCTACACCATTCCTGACACCATCACAGAATGGAAAGCCAGTGCTTTCTGTGTGCAGGATGATACTGGGTTTGGCATCTCCGCACCGGTTTCACTGACAGCATTCCAACCATTCTTTGTGGATCTCACCTTGCCATACTCTGTCATTCGAGGggaaaaatttaatttaatagCCAATGTCTTCAACTACCTCAACAAATGCATTCAG ATCACTGCTGTACTGGCAACATCAAGTGACTACAAGGCAGAAATCTTTTCACCAGAGGGCAACATGGCAAGACTGTGTGCCAATGAAAGAAAAACCTATATGTGGGCTGTTAGCCCCCACAAACTTG GTGAGGTGAAATTCACAATCACTGCCGAAGCCAAACTGAATACCAGAGAGACTGGAAATGGCACATCctcagaagaggaagctgttcATAGGGACACCCTGATTCAAACCCTGATTGTTGAG CCTGAAGGTATTAAAAAGGAATTGACTCAGAGCTCCCTCATCTGCACGAAAG GTACAACAATTTATGAACCAGTGTCTCTCAGCCTACCAAGAAACATAGTGCAGGGATCAGCCAGAGCTTATTTTTCTGTCATTG GAGACATTTTGGGTACAGCCCTGAGGAACATGGAGAACCTCCTCCATATGCCTTATGGCTGTGGAGAACAGAACATGGCATTGTTTACACCCAATATCTATGCCCTGGATTATCTGAATAAGACTGGACTTCTGACTGAAGAGATTAGAGTCAAGGGTATTGGATATCTATCTACAG GGTACCAAAAACAGCTATCATACAAACACCGAGATGGATCCTACAGCTCCTTTGGGAAACGGGATAGGGAGGGGAGTGTATG GCTCACTGCCTTTGTGTACAAGTCATTTGCACAAGCCAGACGATACATTTACATCGATGATGATGTCCAGTCTCAAACTTTGATTTGGCTGGCAAGCAAGCAGAAGTCAGATGGCTGCTTTGAAAATGCTGGGTTGCATTTCAACAATGTTTTCAAG GATGAAGAAGAAGGTGAATACTCGCTCACAGCTTATGTtgtggcagcactgctggaagcTGGGCACTCTGCTGCG CATCCTGTTGTTCAGAGTGGCATAAACTGTTTGGAGACTGCATTTAGCAAGGGGATCAACAACCTGTACAACCAGGCCCTCTTTGCCTATGCTTATGGATTAGCTGACAAAGAGAAAAGATGCCAGTTCTtcctggagaagctggacaaGACAGCTACCAGAGATG gtGCTTCACTTCATTGGCAGAGAGAGCATAAACCACCAGCAGAACATGTCCCTGTTTTCTATTCCCGTGCACCTTCTGCTGAAATTGAAATGACCAGCTATGTTCTCTTGTCTTTGCTCAACAAAGCCAAGCTCACTCCAGAAGACTTCTCTTACATTTCTCGCATTGTGCACTGGCTTGTCAAACAACAGAACCCATATGGTGGTTTCTCCTCTAGCCAG GACACTGTTGTTGCTCTCCAAGCCTTAGCCCATTATGGATACCTCACATTCTCTAAAAAACCTCTTAACACGGTCAAAGTCAACTCCATGGGGTCCTCCAGTGAGACTTTCCAAGTGAATGACAAGAACCGCTTCTTACTGCAGCAGGCTTCCTTACCAACTATTCCAGGGAATTACAGTGTAGAAGTGAATGGCACTGATTGTGTGTATCTGCAG AGCACCCTGAGATACAATGTCCATTTGCCAAAAAGAGCTGCAGGATTTTCTCTCTTGGTGCAACCGACCAATGTATCCTGCACAAACAACTTCCCACCAAAGTTTGACCTTGTCCTTTCTGCCAG TTACACAGGAAACCGCAAAGTCTCCAACATGGCTATTATTGATGTGAGAATGCTCTCAGGTTTTGTTCCTGTAAGATCTTCCCTGGCAAAG CTCCAGGACCAGGACTCTTCTGTTGATCGTGTAGACATCAAAAACAACCACATCCTCTTCTACCTTCAAAAG GTCTCCCAGAAGGAAATCAAATTCTCTTTCAGTGTGGAGCAAAGCCTGCCTATCTCAGATATCAAACCAGTGCCAGTACATATCTACGATTATTATGAAACAG atgaATATGCCCTTGCAGAATACAAAacaccctgctcccagccttCCAATTGA